The genomic interval CCACGCCCACATCGAAACCGATGCCTTTCTCTTCGAGGAACTGCATGACGCCGCTCGCAGCATCCAGCCCGAAGCTTGACCCGCCGCAGAGCAGTATCGCGTGGACCTCTTCAACCACATGGTTGATAGCGAGGGCATCAACCTGACGCGTGCCCGATGCTCCGCCCCGTATATCGATACCGCCGACCGCGCCCTTTTCGCAGAGCACGACAGTGCAGCCGGTGCAGCCTTTGTAATCTGACGCGTGGCCGACAAGAATGCCTTGCACATCAGAAATGCTGTTCAACATGAGACAAACGTATCAGAAGAGATTCTCAAAGTCAAAAGGCAGACTCATCCGGTTATTTGATCTTTCGTGACCCTCGCCCGGTACCCGCTTGCGGGCGTTTTGGTGACTCGACTTTGGCAGTGTGATGTGCAATCTTTCGCGACTTCTGTTCCACCTCGTTTCTCATGGTTTCTTTGAGCAGCTCCATTTTCCTGCTGATCTGCGGGTATTTTATCGAGAGTATTTCACAGGCCAGAATGCAGGCATTGCGTGAAGAATTGACCCCTACGGTCGCAACCGGCACCCCCTTGGGCATCTGGACTATGGAAAGGAGCGAATCAAGCCCGTTCAGCGCTTCCCCTTTGAGCGGGATGCCTATTACCGGCAATGTGGTGTGGGAGGCAATCACTCCCGGAAGGTGTGCCGCAAGTCCCGCGGCGGCAATAATTACTTCTATCCCCTGCCCTCTCGCTTTCTGTGCGAGAGTTACGGTCTTTTCCGGATGGCGGTGGGCAGAGGAAATATCGAGCGCATAGGCAACGTCCATGGTTTTCAAGAAGTTGAGCCCATCTTCTATGATGGGGAGGTCACTGTCGCTGCCAAGGATGATCAGTATTCTTGGTGCTGTCATACGGTTTCTCCTTCCGCCCGGTGTGATGTTTCTTTTCTATACCATGGGACCATTACCGCATCAATAGTTTTGCTCGTACTCCAGTTGAACAGCTGAGTTGTTGAGTCGCGTGCGCGGGCTTCTCTCTGCCGCGCGGTCCGCTTTTGCCCCTTGACCCACAGTATACCCGCTAATGTCAAGTGTTTTGTGTCAGCACGAAGACCGGGTACACTCCCTGATTTATATTCTCGTACATCAGTACAGCATAGAGGATCCTCTCAACACTGGTTCTGTTGCTGAATACGCCCATAGGCCGTGTTCTCCTCCGCACCTCCCGGAACCGC from Syntrophorhabdales bacterium carries:
- the purE gene encoding 5-(carboxyamino)imidazole ribonucleotide mutase; this translates as MTAPRILIILGSDSDLPIIEDGLNFLKTMDVAYALDISSAHRHPEKTVTLAQKARGQGIEVIIAAAGLAAHLPGVIASHTTLPVIGIPLKGEALNGLDSLLSIVQMPKGVPVATVGVNSSRNACILACEILSIKYPQISRKMELLKETMRNEVEQKSRKIAHHTAKVESPKRPQAGTGRGSRKIK